GCAGCTTTAActatttttgactgtttttttttttggactttaGCTCAAAGATCACCCTGGTTAGTGAGGTGCACTGTGAAGTCTGTCAAAATCTTTAAAGCAGATCACTAGCCTTTTCCTCTAGGCTACAATGCACTGAGAACAGAACTTCATCCAAAGTGTAAAACCTTAGATACCAAAAAAATTTAAGTCTTGGATCTCAGCGGTAATGACAACCTTTGATGACCTCCTGGAGGAGGCTGGGACTTTTGGCCATTGTCAGAGGCGTATCTTTGCcctgctctgtctgctgtcattgCCTTTTGCAGGTGTGTACGTCGGCATCGTCTTCCAGGGTTTCACCCCGGATCACTGGTGTCGGGACTCTGCGGTGGTGGAGATGAGGCAGGCGTGCGGCTGGAGCCTGGCAGACAGTCGCAGGCTGACGGTGCCTCTGGTCAACAGCTCTGGggtgctgcagcagagcagctgtgagCAGTACAAGGTGGACTGGAACAGCACAGGACTCACCTGTGACACCCAGGAACTGGACCTCAGTGGAGTCCCAGTCTCCATGTGCAAGGTGAGATCTTAGATATTAGTTGCTCTTGGATTATTTGGTTCTGCAGTAAAAATGTCTCAAACTCAAATTGCCTTGAGtcttaatttgtgtgtgttcaaggacaGATTCAAATACCATacacagtactgtgcaaaataTAAGGCactttatatctttatattcTTATCCTTGATCAGTCCCAAACTCATTCTGCCCATTACAGTGACCCCAAACATTTATTCATagttaaaaatcttttttgttttgtctttctctccatttctttcaaaGTAATGTCTGCACCTGTGACCCTGAGGTTGTGAAAGCGCtcttttaaatatgaataaaaatttcaatgcaaaaaaaaacaaaacagagcactTTCATGGCACTTTCTCAGCCTTGTGGACAGTGGTTTGCACAGATTCCTAAGAGTTTAATGGCAGAAATGAACAGTGGGCCCCTCTTTGGTTTAAGGTTCATTTTTTAAGCCAAAGTCACACCAGGGAAGGAGAATTACTTCTAATTAGTTGGTTTCCTTTTTAATTctgatgtgttttgatgatAACATTTTACAGTAAGAATAACATTACTATCTGTATTAAaagcaatgttttatttttgtctttaaggACGGCTGGGAGTATCAGAATGAAGGGAGGAAGTCCTTTGTCACAGAGGTGAGAAAAGAAATTTGACGCATTTGTTCTTCAAAGTGATTTCATTCATTACAAACCTGAAACAACATAATCCACTCAATATTCTAAATAATGCTTCTCAGTTcaatcaaataataaaagttGTGCAAtgtaatatgtattttattgtacaaaaataaGGATATCCTGTATGTAGACATATGTAGCCTTCTTCCTTTTGGTCTCAGTTTGACCTGGTGTGTTCAGATGGATGGTTGGTCGACATGTACCAGTCCACTCTCAACGCGGGCTTCCTCGCCGGCAGCTTTGCCTTCGGCTACTTTGCCGACAGGTGAGGTCTTACACTGGCTTATAACCAGCTACGTAATTCATCAGAACTGCTTATTGGTCAAAAACCTTCAGAAGCCCCCTTCTCCCACACCTGTCCGACATCAGATTAGAGTCAACATTTGCACCCACCTCACGTCGTCATCAGTCAGCTCAGCAGAGAGGAAGCCAACACTATGAATGTCTTCCAGAAGAGTTATCCCCGAATTTAAATGATCTTTTTCCCCACTTTCAGTGTGGACATTCGGAATAACTATTAACACTTTTGATTTCTGACATGGTCGGGCAACACGTCATGCAAACTAGTTGTTTTGGAAAGTAACCCCAACCCTTAGCCAAATACACCTTCATCAGGCATCACTGCTTCATTCTATAGCAGTCCTATGGAGAGAGATAAACCTCAGTCACTGACTGTCAGTTTGTTAGAACAGAAGGTGACAAATTATTTTTAGCTATTAGGATTTTAACTATTAATAAATGGCATTTCCAAAAAATACCAAGTTTTATCTGTTATGTAAAATTTACAATGATGCATCTGGCCAGATATTCTGTATCCTTGGTTTTAAAAAGGTCCACATTTGTCTAGTTAATGTTCTAGTTCTATGTAAACCTCACCTAATTTAACCAACACAATCAGTGATACCTTCAAAAATGTTTgccaaaaatacaataaaagatCTAAGCTTACTTTTTATACTTGTCTCAACCctctcttattttgaaaggaatCACCTcttgctgcttgtttttccatctgtctgcaGGTTTGGCAGGAAGGTCAGTTTCCTGATGTCATTCATACTGAATGCGATCTCTGGGTTTGCGCTGGCTGTGGCTCCAAACTACATCTCCCTCCTGGTGTTCAGGACCATCTTTGGCTTCGGAGCCAAAGGAGGCTGGATGACTTCCTACGTGCTGCGTAATGATGATTTCAGTGTTTGACGTAGAATTTTTTTATCTCACTAATTATATATTTACTAACTACCTACAGTAGCTAAATCAGATAAACATTACGAACAGACTGCTGTTATATGTGCGAGTtataacttatatatatatataagtttcAGTTAGAGGGATAGTTGCATGGTCAAAGATTTATGGTTCTCACAATTCACCTTCAACTTCATACTCAAACAATCCAAGGGTTGACTCTGACCTACATCAAACTAATAGTTAAGTTACATCTAAATTCTTCTGTCGCACAAAGAGGTCCAGTTATTGACTATGTTATGTAGGATTTCTTTGCCAGTATTTCTGTGtgaattatgacttttttaaaactaaaaacctGGCTGACCAAGCAAGCATGCTAAATTTGctcagctggaaacatttgcGTTCAGGAAAAGCTGAACAGTTTAAAAGGAAATTTTGATGAAAAATTCATCCGAGAGtgtgaaaatacagaaacaaactgtAGCAGATAATCTCAGCTCAGTCTAGACCTGTAGCAGAGCTGAGACACTGTGTCTTCCTCTGCTAATTCATCAGTAGGACTCAGGATAGTTTCCATGGACAAATGAGAACAACAGACCATGTCTTCACTGCTGTATATTTACAACCTGTTACTGTGGTCTCTAAAACCTCTTTCCCTGCTCTTTGCTCCTTCCACAACTTTGTTAGAGAAGCACAGATTATGATTTGCTGTTATTGCCACAGgtcagcaggtgtcactgaCTGGCTGGGTTCAGAGGGAGCCTGGGGGGGTAGGCTGCCCAGCGAtcagtcagtctttatttttatgaaagCATCTGACTTGCATTTGACTGCAAATGAAGACTGGCGTCACAGTACAGATCAGTCGAGAAAATCTGATTGTTTAGTGGACAGTTTACAGATAGGTTCAAATACCACATACAGTTACAAAATTAGTCATTTCTTCATGTCCCTCTTGCAGCAGTCTcactttgttcattttgttctgGTGAAATACACTTTCTCCCAGTGACAGAGATAGTTGGAGTGGAGTACAGACGAACAGTGGGCATATTGTACCAGATGTTCTTCAGTGTCGGcgtcctcatcctccctctgctcGCCTACTTCATCACTGACTGGCGCTGGCTGCAGGTCACCATCACTGCCCCCTACATCCTCTTCCTGTCCTACTACTGGTGAGAGACTTTATATTCTTGGCTGTAGATTTGGTTGCAGTCATCGTCTGGTCCCTCGTGGCATTTTATGTCTGTCTTTAAGTACTTTTCCATAAAACAAGCCAGGTCATGAAGGAAGAGCACAtgctctctctcacatgcactGAGATATgatctcagtgtttttgaatTGCAGTGAACACCTCTCCTTCCATTTGTTTATACATTATGAGACCACCACCCTTGGTTTTGATATAAATGCAAGCTGTATCCTCCAACATCAGAGATTCTTCAGGCTGCAACTGGCATTTATTGTGGATTACTGCTCATTATTAAATAGGTTGGCAGCTCAGAGGTGAACCACGAACACTAACCATTAATGACAATGTCTCCTATCCCACATCCAGTCAGAGACTTTTGTTGCATGTCGTTCCCAAACTCTCTCATTGCTTGTCATTTCTGCTGTAGCATGTTTTGTCATCCTTTTAACatgtttaacatgttaaaaGATTGTTTGGTTGGTGATGTTTGGTTGCTAGGTgctttttggaaaaaaagacactaaaaatgtctgaaaagtTGGTAAATGTAGCAACAAATGtgctaagttttttttttttgcaccaaatcattttgaaagagcagtgACCAACTAATGCTGCGACCTTATCACTGTGTCAGACCAATGGtttaacttcatcactcagtcagtcagtcagtcagtgagagaTCTGTTTACAGGGCCGGTCCAGCCAAAGAAAGAAGTTTGTCACCTTTGATTTTCACCTCAGCTATGAttcacctcacaaaacacattaaaccaagaaacagacagaggccAGATTGTCCATTACCAGCAGACGTGTGGGTGAATGAGATTTTTGTGTCTGGGTGGTTTTGTCTGCCAGGTTAATCCCAGAATCTCCAAGGTGGCTCATTTCCCAGAACAATTCCTCCAGAGCGATGGAGATCACTGAATCTATGGCAAAGGAGAACAAGAAGAAACTCACTAGGAACTTGGAGGTAGATCGATTCAACAGTTTACTTAACATCATAATTCTGCTAAAATATCAAATCAAGGTGTCAAATCCGTTCCTACATTACTGTCACAATCCTCAACTGGATCATGATTTCTTCTTTCAGACACTCACTGATGAGGAGGGTGACTCCCCCTCTGCCTCCTTGCTGGACCTGGTCAGAACCCCAAATATGAGGAAACACACTTTCATCCTCATGTTCAACTGGTGAGAAGATCACCGATTTGTCGGCCAAACCTTAGTCTAAAAGTAGACTAAGAGAGACACTGAGTCTGATTGTACCTCTGTAGGTTCACCAGCGGTGTGGTTTATCAGGGCCTCATTATGAGGGTGGGGATAGCAGGAGGAGACGTCTACATTGACTTCCTCATCTCTGGCCTGGTGGAGTTCCCCGCCGCCTTCCTCATCCTGTTCACTATTGAACGTATCGGCCGACGTCTCCCCTTCGCCTCCGCCAACATCGTCGCCGGAACCTCCTGCCTCGTCACCGCCTTCATCCCTGACAGTGAGAACAACTTCTTATTCTTAGATTGTTTTACTTCGTCTTTCGCTTGCTTCTTAGGGAGACTGCTTTTAGAAATAATTACAGGTGTAATTATTCCTACTTACTTACATAGGTACTTCATTTTTGAAATAAGTTCACTCATGAGACATTTTGCAACGTTTCACCATATTTGTTTGTCATAATTTCAACAACTTGTACATCTACTGCACCTGGATTGGTTATAGCTTTGAACAAACAAGTGGCCCAAACAGAGGGGGACTTTCCTGACAAAGTATTTCCCAGTATTTTCCCAGAAAAAGCATAAAAGTCCAAAATTCCACTGATAAAATTCAGcgaattattactattaattgTGTAATGcgcctctgtctctgtgctgcaggtaTGTTCTGGTTTAAGATGGTGGTGGCCTGCATCGGTCGGCTGGGTATCACCATGGCCTTCGAGATGGTGGTGTTTGTTAACACTGAGCTCTACCCGACGTTTGTCAGGTGAGGTCAGTTTGATCATCTCTACTTTCACATTCACAGTACGGTGAACAgtgtgtacagtaaatatgcagTGTGTTTATACGGTGTTTAACTGGATACAGGAACCTGGGAGTGTCAGTTTGTTCCACTCTGTGTGACGTTGGAGGCATCGTCGCTCCGTTCATGCTCTACAGACTGGCTGTCATCTGGCTGGAGCTGCCACTCATCATCTTCGGTGTGTTTTCTACCTGTTATTGATGATTTTTATGACGAGTGAAGCTTTGAGTAGCCGAGGCACTTTTCTGAATGTTACTTCACTCAGGGTTTTAAATCTTCACTTTGTATGTCACGCAGGAGTGGTAGCGTTCATAGCTGGAGGTTTGGTGCTGTTGCTGCCTGAAACCAGAGGAGTTCCTCTCCCCGAGACTATTGATGATATCGAATTTCCTAATAGGTGaaacatttcccaaaacatttgataaaatTTATCACACAGTATTATTTATTCTCATTGTTCCTCATCAGTGGTGAACGAAGTATTcagattcagtttttattaaatcaacaaAAGCAAGAAGGCTCCATTACCAGTAAAAGCAGATGCAAATGCAGAATGGCCCTTAATCATTATaagtattatattattagattatgAATTATGCTTTTTTACTAGTATAGTGTTGGATAGTCACCTCTATAGCAACACATTATATAAgctgattatatttttttgtatgaaaGATGTTAAATCTTGTAAAACAGCACAGGATTTTTCTCCGAAGTTAAGAGCAGGAGTAGCGGAAAATACAAATACTCAAAGAATGACAATAATTGTACTGAAGTACGTGTATGAGcaagttactttccaccactggtaaaaaatattatggcaatacattattattattattaggtttcatttaataaaataattgatgCCTAATTTTGGAGTGAAAGTACATATCATGTGTCAATTCATTTCTTTGTTAACAAGGTATAAGTGTAAGAAAGTTTATGTCAATATAACAAAATCTTAATTATTGATTCACCACTATCATTTAAAGAAACTGATGCAGGAAGCTTTTTCTATTTAATATTAAcagaatatgtttgtttttgctcccaGGAAAAAGGAGAATCCACTGGAGAACCAACAAATGAAGaaacttttaaaatcaaagCTGACAAGCAATAAGGAAACAAGAAGTGTgtgatgcatgtgtttgtagATAGATTTCTACTCATGATACAATATGTTGCCCTCtgttaaaaacaatttttacattttctgtaaagCATGACTTGCCCATTTCCTTTGTATCAAGTTTTATTCTTCAGCtcttacagaaaacacacttttacATCCTAAAACCAGGAGTATGCTCGGCTCATCGTGCTCTGAATTCACTGTTTTACAGAGCAGCACATTGTTAACATCAGATAACGGCAGACAGCAAACTAAAGCAGTGACATTGGAACAGTATATACATGTTAATATATCTAAAGCAAAATGAACCACTTTCTGTGACTTGTCACATTTGAAGCTGTTTGTTTCGAGGCGGATCGTTTTTAATTGGCTTTAATGGTTTTCTCGATCCAGTCGACAAACTTGGAGACTCGAGCGTAGACGCCAGGTTTCATGGCGTTGGCGCATCCCAAACCCCAGGACGTGACGCCCTGCAGGATATACCTGTTCTGAGCATGGCACACTAGAGGCCCACCGCTGTCACCCTGCagggagaaacaaacacaaacacacagtacagtagcAGAATGTATTTCCAACTTGTTTCACACATTTGTTGCATCAGATGGTTTTCAATCCGAGAAAGGTTTAAGGGCGGTTTATAGTTTAAAGGTTTGTAGTTATagccaatatgaggggccacTGGGGGACCCGAACTAACCGCTGGTGTTAAAGACATTGTGTCAGAAAACAATGCACTTCCCATAGTTTGTGAGTTTTGAATACctggcagctgtctgttcctccCTCGATGTTTCCAGCGCACATCTCGTGGTCTCTCACTCTGCCGTTCAGATAGGACGGACGGTTACAGATCTTGTTCTCGATCACAGGGAAACCAGCTTCCTTCAGGACGCCGTCACCTCCCGTACCTGCAACGCACCTTCCTGCAGTTAGCCACCTATCTTCCTCCTCATACCCATCATTCACACACGAtcgtcatcattatcatcacgGGGTTCCCTTCAGCTGGGAGCCTTTCAGAGGTCTTTGTATTACAACTCACATTCACTGTATTTGATCACGTGTTTTAGTGTGTTTCAAATATACTGTTACACTAAAAGATATTTAACTAATCAAATTTAAAGGTGCACTCTAAGCCTGTTAAACCA
The window above is part of the Seriola aureovittata isolate HTS-2021-v1 ecotype China chromosome 19, ASM2101889v1, whole genome shotgun sequence genome. Proteins encoded here:
- the LOC130160846 gene encoding solute carrier family 22 member 2-like, producing MTTFDDLLEEAGTFGHCQRRIFALLCLLSLPFAGVYVGIVFQGFTPDHWCRDSAVVEMRQACGWSLADSRRLTVPLVNSSGVLQQSSCEQYKVDWNSTGLTCDTQELDLSGVPVSMCKDGWEYQNEGRKSFVTEFDLVCSDGWLVDMYQSTLNAGFLAGSFAFGYFADRFGRKVSFLMSFILNAISGFALAVAPNYISLLVFRTIFGFGAKGGWMTSYVLLTEIVGVEYRRTVGILYQMFFSVGVLILPLLAYFITDWRWLQVTITAPYILFLSYYWLIPESPRWLISQNNSSRAMEITESMAKENKKKLTRNLETLTDEEGDSPSASLLDLVRTPNMRKHTFILMFNWFTSGVVYQGLIMRVGIAGGDVYIDFLISGLVEFPAAFLILFTIERIGRRLPFASANIVAGTSCLVTAFIPDSMFWFKMVVACIGRLGITMAFEMVVFVNTELYPTFVRNLGVSVCSTLCDVGGIVAPFMLYRLAVIWLELPLIIFGVVAFIAGGLVLLLPETRGVPLPETIDDIEFPNRKKENPLENQQMKKLLKSKLTSNKETRSV